The following coding sequences lie in one Glycine soja cultivar W05 chromosome 16, ASM419377v2, whole genome shotgun sequence genomic window:
- the LOC114390670 gene encoding chromatin modification-related protein EAF1 B-like isoform X2 — translation MNGYKSGSALLVNAEVDSMGGVVDGGIGIGLKISPRRAAIEKAQAELREEYDVREERRRELEFLEKGGNPLDFKSGNAASVSVQSTSLTDQLHEQFVTSEAKGSFALTASPHGDSVDSSARPGAPLASEPNTADNLLLFDGENELPETERRCLHSNRRNNIALSEQSSQIDGSQNAKETEDSAIFRPYARRNRSRSGHGPRGASREVKGLTSETNSQKNLNLSTVSKPKPSCLNGDVGPKYLTTNNTLNNELVGIRDHQSTSGNASVPEDKLDITVNRNLKENHGTLPSEDNTVQDPVLMASGEDNIVELREPVAVVNHEPPPHVPTTKPENGPYCQPNGFGNVEVDRKSVLNEGQNSIATLGKNFNLESSCTKTSLVRDVNIDSDMCTNTKNVDANGNTMEQTFALENKLNFAGCKVVKDRHKTKNANGATVSNEHDAGYQNHSGCGNIVKAEEDVHIKSSCMSNVKGVPHNDSNISKVDKDTILVDQSNFVKENSCERHQVPVDVSLSEPPKTAPDVKGTSAASDDQPCPMHNMKLADKAHEDSILEEAKIIEAKRKRIAELSLHSLSTQNHRKSHWGFVLEEMAWLANDFAQERLWKIAAAAQLGHQTAFTCRSRFEKLNRQLETKILSHRIAKAVMQFWHSAKLLLDNDLGINCIVGCVESGKVDANEALRDQRRNSNMETSKFLEGQNPEKHAALKVHAYALRFLKANRSHGISSQAEAPTTPEKIFDSSTVDMSWDEHLNEENLFYEVPPTAMETYRKAIESHFLQFENIFFQKTGSSIQEEVATSVYDTAAEFGSQENAYDEEEGETRTYYLPSVYEGNRSSKSAQKKHKNLKAYTPRFGDAGADFPYVHYATGNQPSMLFEKRPASLNVGSIPTKRMRTATRHRVVSPFTVNIGTVQAQAKADASSGDTNSFHDDQSTLHVGPLIQKSTEVESVADYEKQLSHDCAETFVKTKKKKKAKTLGTTYDQGWQLDSVVLNEQRDQSKKRGESHHFESNGSSGFCGQPNSKKPKIMRQSLDNPLDNIVSMTNSIPSPVASQMSNMSNPNKFIKIISGRDRGRKAKALKISAGQPGSGSPWSLFEDQALVVLVHDMGPNWELISDAINSALQIKCVFRKPKECKERHKNLMDRTTGDGADSAEDSGSSHSYPSTLPGIPKGSARQLFQRLQGPLEEDTLKSHFEKIIKIGQKQHYPQNQVDNLDSKQLAPVHNSHVIALSLTIPNNLNGCILTPLDLCEAEEINPDVPALGYQSSHPGGLTLPNQGFVPSMLPTSGVNSSLPGSSSGMVLGHNLSSSPGASVRGGRYGIPRNSPSSVDEQQRIQYNQMLSGRNIQQSMSVTGTLSGSDHGVRILPGGNGMGLMGGINKNMAMRPGFQGMASPSMLNSGSMLSSSMVGMPSPVNMHSGVGPGQGNSILRPHENLHMMRPGHNPEHQRQMMVPELQRQVTQGNSQGIPALCGLSSAFSNQTTPPVQPYPGHAQQPHQLSQQQSHLSNPRPHLQGPSHATNSQQQAYAVRLAKERQLQQRYLQHQQQLVASNALIPHVQAKSQLPISSLPLQNSSQVQSQNSPQQVPLSPLTPSSPLTPMSSQLQQQKLHHIQPGFSRNPTASGLTNQAAKQRPRHPPQQQYQQPSRQHPSQRHDVQSQQQTKLLKGMGRGNMLVHQNLSVDTSQSGLSLPAGSQTGEKGDQILHMMQGQNLYPGSGLNPNQPSKPLGHAHSSNHSQLQQKLHSGSPTTSSKQLHISSDTSGQGQVSPVSSGQLLSPPHPAVIASNHHQLLPQIQSKKINQTQINVQRMLPQNHLVHSVSSSKSQSDPTQSDQQPANSASQVSAMTQGCVDSASVVPGVSTVSSQWKVSEPPFDSTMNNQTTQVSSLGSAPVENSTGNEQPAISQGLGPRSVSLISQAHNSDTQWQQQQSQSLQQSSQPILSQQPYQAESQQQQEQDQHSPRDLALQHQPQQHMQHLQSGQSSLFIQPPNSNVE, via the exons ATGAATGGATATAAATCAGGATCTGCTCTCCTTGTAAATGCTGAGGTTGATTCTATGGGTGGAGTTGTTGACGGTGGAATTGGTATAGGTTTGAAGATCTCTCCGCGCAGAGCAGCAATTGAGAAGGCGCAAGCAGAGCTCAG AGAGGAGTATGATGTTcgtgaagaaagaagaagagagctTGAATTTCTTGAAAAA GGTGGGAATCCTCTGGACTTTAAGTCTGGGAATGCTGCTTCAGTTAGTGTTCAGTCTACTTCACTCACTGATCAGCTTCATGAGCAGTTTGTGACCAG TGAAGCAAAAGGTAGTTTTGCATTGACTGCCTCCCCTCATGGTGACTCTGTTGACAGTAGTGCTAGACCCGGGGCTCCTTTGGCCAGTGAGCCTAATACTGCTGATAATCTCCTACTTTTTGATGGTGAGAATGAGTTGCCTGAAACTGAAAGGAGGTGCTTGCATTCAAACAGAAGGAATAATATTGCTCTGTCAGAACAGTCTTCCCAAATTGATGGGAGTCAAAATGCTAAGGAGACTGAAGATTCTGCTATTTTCCGGCCATATGCACGAAGGAACCGATCTAGATCAGGTCATGGTCCTCGGGGAGCTTCAAGGGAAGTGAAGGGGTTAACGTCTGAAACAAATAGCCAAAAGAACCTTAATTTGTCAACTGTATCTAAGCCAAAGCCTTCCTGTTTAAATGGTGATGTTGGCCCCAAATATTTGACTACTAATAATACTCTGAATAATGAATTGGTTGGGATCCGAGATCATCAATCCACTAGTGGCAATGCTAGTGTTCCCGAAGACAAATTGGATATTACGGTGAAtagaaacttaaaagaaaatcatGGAACTCTACCTTCTGAAGATAATACTGTTCAAGACCCAGTTCTCATGGCTTCTGGAGAAGATAACATAGTTGAATTAAGGGAGCCAGTAGCTGTTGTCAATCATGAGCCTCCACCTCATGTACCTACTACAAAACCTGAAAATGGGCCTTATTGTCAGCCAAATGGGTTTGGCAATGTAGAAGTAGACAGGAAAAGTGTACTAAATGAAGGCCAAAATAGCATTGCTACATTAGGCAAGAATTTCAATTTAGAGTCCTCGTGCACAAAAACTAGCTTAGTTAGAGATGTAAATATTGATAGTGATATGTGTACTAATACAAAGAATGTTGATGCTAATGGAAATACCATGGAACAAACATTTGCATTAGAGAATAAACTGAACTTCGCTGGCTGCAAAGTTGTGAAAGATAGGCATAAGACCAAAAATGCAAATGGTGCTACTGTTAGCAATGAGCATGATGCTGGTTATCAAAATCATTCTGGTTGTGGTAATATTGTCAAAGCTGAGGAAGATGTCCATATTAAGAGTTCTTGCATGTCAAATGTCAAAGGAGTACCTCATAATGACAGTAACATATCAAAAGTTGATAAAGATACCATCTTAGTGGATCAGTCCAATTTTGTCAAGGAAAACAGCTGTGAAAGACATCAGGTTCCTGTGGATGTGTCACTTTCAGAACCTCCTAAGACTGCTCCAGATGTAAAGGGTACAAGCGCCGCCTCTGATGATCAACCATGTCCTATGCACAATATGAAGTTAGCAGACAAGGCTCATGAAGATTCAATTTTGGAAGAGGCTAAAATTATAGAG GCCAAGCGGAAGAGAATTGCAGAATTATCTCTTCACTCCTTATCCACACAGAACCACAGAAAGTCACACTGGGGTTTTGTTCTAGAGGAAATGGCATGGCTAGCAAATGATTTTGCTcag GAGCGCCTTTGGAAGATAGCTGCTGCTGCACAATTGGGCCATCAAACAGCTTTTACTTGTCGCTCAAGATTTGAAAAACTGAACAGACAATTAGAGACAAAAATTTTGTCTCACAGGATAGCAAAGGCTGTCATGCAGTTTTGGCATTCAGCTAAGCTGCTTCTAGACAATGATCTTGGTATTAACTGCATTGTTGGTTGTGTTGAATCTGGGAAAGTTGATGCAAATGAAGCTTTGAGGGATCAAAGAAGAAATAGCAATATG GAGACAAGCAAATTTTTGGAGGGACAAAATCCTGAAAAACATGCAGCACTTAAAGTGCATGCATATGCTTTGAGATTTTTAAAGGCTAATAGATCTCATGGAATTTCCTCTCAAGCAGAAGCACCAACAACACCTGAAAAGATATTTGACTCAAGCACTGTAGATATGTCATGGGATGAGCATCTTAATGAA GAAAATCTTTTTTATGAAGTTCCTCCTACTGCAATGGAAACATATAGAAAAGCTATCGAATCTCATTTCCTACAGTTCGAG aatatattttttcagaAAACTGGGAGTAGCATTCAAGAGGAAGTTGCAACATCTGTGTATGATACTGCAGCAG AGTTTGGGTCTCAAGAGAATGCATATgatgaggaagaaggagaaaccAGAACTTATTACTTGCCCAGTGTCTACGAGGGCAACAGATCATCAAAATCTGCGCAgaagaaacataaaaatttgAAGGCTTACACTCCTAGATTTGGTGATGCTGGTGCTGATTTTCCTTATGTACACTATGCAACTGGAAATCAACCATCCATGCTGTTTGAAAAAAGACCTGCTAGTTTAAATGTTGGGTCAATACCAACAAAGCGCATGCGCACTGCTACTAGGCATAGAGTTGTAAGTCCTTTCACTGTCAACATTGGGACTGTACAGGCTCAAGCTAAGGCGGATGCTTCAAGTGGTGATACCAATTCCTTTCATGATGACCAGAGTACTTTACATGTTGGACCCCTGATCCAGAAAAGTACTGAAGTTGAGTCAGTTGCAGATTATGAAAAACAGTTATCTCATGACTGTGCAGAAACATTTGttaaaacaaagaagaagaagaaggcaaAGACTCTG GGTACTACATATGATCAGGGATGGCAGTTGGACTCTGTTGTTCTAAATGAACAG AGGGATCAGTCCAAGAAGAGAGGGGAAAGTCATCACTTTGAATCTAATGGAAGTAGTG GTTTCTGTGGGCAACCCAATTCTAAGAAACCAAAGATAATGAGGCAGTCACTTGATAATCCTTTGGACAATATTGTGTCCATGACTAATTCTATTCCTTCCCCAGTTGCGTCACAAATGAGTAACATGTCAAAtcctaataaatttattaagatCATTAGTGGGCGAGACAGGGGCCGGAAAGCTAAAGCTCTGAAG ATTTCAGCTGGACAGCCTGGTTCTGGAAGTCCTTGGTCACTATTTGAAGATCAG GCTCTTGTGGTCCTGGTGCATGATATGGGTCCAAACTGGGAGCTCATAAGTGATGCTATCAATAGTGCTCTTCAAATTAAG TGCGTCTTTCGGAAACCAAAAGAATGCAAGGAGCGTCATAAAAATTTAATGGATAGAACTACCGGGGATGGTGCAGATAGTGCTGAAGATTCAGGGTCTTCACATTCTTATCCTTCTACATTACCTGGAATTCCTAAG GGTAGTGCAAGGCAGTTGTTTCAACGTTTGCAGGGGCCATTGGAGGAGGATACACTGAAGTCTCATTTTgagaaaattataaagattgGGCAGAAGCAGCATTACCCTCAGAATCAG GTTGATAACCTGGATTCAAAACAATTAGCGCCTGTCCATAATTCACACGTGATTGCTCTTTCCCTAACCATCCCCAACAACCTGAATGGATGTATTTTaac GCCACTTGATCTCTGTGAAGCTGAAGAAATAAATCCAGATGTCCCAGCCCTTGGGTATCAAAGTTCTCATCCTGGTGGTTTGACATTACCGAATCAAGGTTTTGTACCATCAATGCTTCCTACATCCGGGGTGAATTCTTCACTACCAGGGTCTTCTTCTGGTATGGTTCTTGGCCATAACTTGTCATCATCTCCTGGTGCATCTGTCAG GGGTGGTAGATATGGGATTCCAAGAAATTCACCTTCATCAGTGGATGAGCAACAGAGAATACAATACAATCAAATGCTATCTGGAAGAAACATTCAGCAGAGTATGTCAGTTACAGGGACTCTTTCTGGAAGTGATCATGGTGTTCGCATACTTCCTGGTGGAAATGGTATGGGCTTAATGGGTGGAATTAACAAAAACATGGCAATGAGGCCAGGGTTTCAAGGAATGGCATCACCATCAATGCTTAATTCTGGAAGCATGCTTTCCTCTAGTATGGTTGGTATGCCAAGCCCTGTAAATATGCACTCTGGAGTTGGTCCTGGACAAGGCAACTCAATCTTAAGACCTCATGAGAATCTACATATGATGAGG CCTGGTCATAACCCAGAACATCAGAGACAAATGATGGTTCCAGAGCTTCAGAGGCAGGTCACCCAAGGCAACAGTCAAGGTATTCCTGCTCTTTGTGGGCTGAGTTCTGCCTTTAGCAATCAGACAACACCACCAGTTCAGCCTTACCCAGGACATGCCCAACAGCCACACCAACTGTCCCAGCAGCAGTCCCATCTCAGTAATCCTCGTCCTCATCTTCAAGGTCCGAGTCATGCCACTAATTCACAGCAACAAGCATATGCTGTCCGGTTGGCAAAGGAAAGACAACTGCAGCAACGATACCTGCAGCACCAGCAGCAGCTTGTTGCATCAAATGCATTAATACCACATGTCCAGGCAAAGTCTCAACTTCCCATCTCATCATTACCATTGCAGAACAGTTCTCAGGTTCAATCACAAAATTCTCCTCAGCAAGTGCCTCTTTCACCTTTAACGCCATCATCCCCTTTGACTCCCATGTCATCCCAGCTCCAACAGCAAAAACTTCACCATATACAGCCTGGGTTCAGCAGGAATCCCACTGCTAGTGGGTTGACTAATCAAGCAGCAAAGCAACGCCCACGACATCCGCCGCAGCAGCAGTATCAGCAACCTAGTAGGCAACATCCTAGTCAACGGCATGATGTACAGTCTCAACAGCAGACAAAACTTCTGAAGGGAATGGGAAGAGGAAATATGTTGGTCCATCAGAACCTCTCTGTGGATACTTCTCAAAGTGGACTCTCTCTGCCTGCGGGAAGCCAAACTGGTGAAAAAGGGGACCAAATCTTGCACATGATGCAAGGTCAAAATTTATATCCTGGATCTGGTTTAAACCCAAATCAACCATCAAAGCCTTTGGGTCATGCTCATTCTTCAAACCATTCACAGTTGCAGCAGAAGCTACATTCTGGGTCACCAACCACTTCATCAAAGCAACTTCATATTTCTTCAGATACTAGTGGTCAAGGACAGGTTTCACCAGTTTCATCAGGTCAGTTGTTGTCACCTCCTCACCCAGCTGTTATTGCTTCGAACCACCATCAGCTGCTGCCACAGATTCAGTCTAAGAAAATTAATCAAACTCAAATAAATGTTCAGAGAATGTTGCCTCAAAACCATCTCGTGCATTCTGTGTCATCAAGCAAGTCTCAGTCTGATCCAACTCAATCTGATCAACAGCCTGCAAACAGTGCTTCCCAGGTTAGTGCAATGACTCAGGGTTGTGTGGATTCTGCTAGTGTGGTACCAGGTGTTTCTACTGTATCTTCTCAGTGGAAAGTATCAGAACCACCATTTGATTCCACTATGAACAATCAAACAACTCAAGTGAGCTCCTTGGGGAGTGCTCCTGTTGAAAATTCCACTGGAAATGAGCAACCAGCAATTAGTCAAGGGTTGGGGCCAAGATCAGTTAGCTTGATTTCTCAGGCACATAATTCTGATACACAGTGGCAGCAACAGCAGTCGCAATCTCTCCAACAGTCATCACAACCCATCCTATCTCAGCAGCCATATCAGGCTGAGTCGCAGCAGCAACAGGAGCAAGATCAACATTCTCCTAGAGATCTTGCTTTACAACATCAACCTCAGCAACATATGCAACATCTACAATCAGGGCAGAGCAGTTTGTTTATCCAGCCACCTAATTCTAATGTGGAATGA